One stretch of Girardinichthys multiradiatus isolate DD_20200921_A chromosome 2, DD_fGirMul_XY1, whole genome shotgun sequence DNA includes these proteins:
- the dnaja gene encoding dnaJ homolog subfamily A member 4: protein MVHETGYYDLLGVSPKTSMDEIKKAYRKLALKYHPDKNPNEGEKFKLISQAYEVLSDPKKRDLYDQGGEQAIKEGGMNSGASPMDIFDMFFGGGGRMQRERRGKNVVHQLAVTLEEMYNGSTRKLGLQKKVICEKCDGYGGKKGALEKCSNCKGRGVQIRVQQLGPGMIQQIQSMCPDCQGQGEKFNSKDRCKNCNGHKVERKKKILEVHIDKGMKDGQKITFHGEGDQEPGLEPGDIIIVLDQKEHSRFQRQGNDLIMKMDIKLAEALCGFRKTIQTLDNRMLIISTKPGEVIKHNDIKFVQNEGMPIHRDPYDRGMLIVQFQVEFPENHWLPEHLMFQLERLLPPREDVMITDDMEEVDLCEVDLNSQQKRYHGEAYEEDEERPRGGVQCQTQ from the exons ATGGTGCACGAAACCGGCTACTACGACCTCCTGGGTGTCAGCCCAAAAACGTCGATGGACGAAATTAAAAAAGCCTACAGAAAACTAGCCCTGAAATACCACCCCGACAAGAACCCCAACGAAGGTGAAAAG TTCAAGCTCATCTCTCAAGCATATGAGGTGCTGTCTGATCCAAAAAAGAGGGACCTATATGACCAAGGAGGAGAGCAAGCTATCAAAGAGGGAGGCATGAACTCAGGGGCTTCGCCAATGGACATATTCGACATGTTCTTCGGAGGTGGAGGGAGAatgcagagagagagaagag GAAAGAACGTTGTCCACCAGCTTGCTGTCACACTTGAAGAGATGTACAACGGTTCAACAAGAAAGCTTGGACTTCAGAAGAAAGTAATTTGTGAGAAATGTGATG gttacGGTGGTAAAAAGGGAGCCTTGGAGAAGTGTTCGAATTGCAAAGGCAGAGGAGTACAAATCAGAGTGCAACAGTTGGGACCAGGCATGATTCAGCAGATCCAGAGTATGTGTCCCGACTGCCAGGGACAAGGGGAGAAATTTAACTCAAAAGACCGCTGCAAGAACTGCAACGGACACAAAGTGGAACGCAAGAAGAAAATTCTTGAAGTTCACATTGACAAAG gtATGAAAGATGGTCAGAAAATCACATTTCATGGAGAGGGCGACCAGGAACCGGGACTAGAACCCGGGGACATCAtcattgtcctggatcagaaGGAGCACTCACGTTTCCAGAGACAAGGCAACGATCTGATAATGAAAATGGACATTAAACTTGCAGAGGCCCTTTGTGGCTTCAGAAAGACCATCCAGACATTAGACAACAGAATGCTCATCATCAGCACAAAGCCAG GAGAAGTAATCAAGCACAACGACATCAAATTTGTTCAAAATGAGGGCATGCCAATCCACAGGGATCCCTATGACAGGGGAATGCTAATCGTTCAGTTCCAG GTGGAGTTCCCTGAAAACCACTGGCTGCCAGAGCATCTCATGTTCCAGTTGGAAAGACTACTCCCTCCCAGAGAAGATGTGATGATCACGGATGACATGGAGGAGGTGGATCTCTGTGAGGTTGATCTCAATTCGCAACAAAAGCGCTACCACGGAGAAGCCTATGAGGAGGATGAAGAGCGTCCCAGGGGCGGAGTGCAATGTCAGACACAGTGA
- the LOC124855653 gene encoding ras-related protein Rab-8B-like: MAKTYDYLFKLLLIGDSGVGKTCLLFRFSEDSFNTTFISTIGIDFKIRTIELDGKRVKLQIWDTAGQERFRTITTAYYRGAMGIMLVYDISNEKSFDNIKNWIRNIEEHASSDVEKMILGNKCDMTDRRQVSKDRGEKLAIDYGVKFLETSAKSGLNVEEAFYTIARDILNNLCSKTTDSSGGGTGKPVKITDKKSKRIKFFKCSLL, from the exons ATGGCGAAAACGTACGACTACCTCTTCAAACTGTTGCTCATCGGAGACAGCGGCGTCGGTAAGACATGTCTGCTGTTCAGATTCAGCGAGGACTCCTTCAATACCACCTTCATATCCACAATAG GGATTGACTTCAAGATCAGAACCATAGAGCTGGATGGAAAAAGAGTCAAACTCCAGATTTG GGACACAGCAGGACAGGAGAGGTTTCGCACCATTACCACAGCTTACTACAGAGGAGCAATG GGAATTATGTTGGTGTATGACATCAGCAACGAGAAGTCCTTTGACAACATCAAAAACTGGATTAGAAACATCGAAGAG CATGCCTCATCTGACGTGGAGAAAATGATCCTGGGTAACAAATGTGACATGACTGACAGGAGACAGGTGTCGAAAGACCGCGGTGAAAAA CTGGCTATTGACTATGGAGTGAAGTTCTTGGAAACAAGCGCAAAGTCTGGCTTAAATGTAGAGGAG gccTTTTACACTATTGCAAGAGACATATTAAACAATCTGTGCTCAAAGACG ACTGACAGCAGTGGTGGAGGAACGGGGAAACCGGTGAAAATCACAGATAAGAAGTCTAAGAGAATTAAATTCTTCAAGTGTTCGCTCCTCTAA